In Pseudomonas deceptionensis, a single window of DNA contains:
- a CDS encoding cytochrome C assembly family protein: MLTLSPSLLPSLAAACIYAAATFYQGTCLRQGAKANKRLLVTLGILAVLTHAASLFTHLMTPAGLELDFFSAASLIAAAVIAVTLVACARIPVENLLLLLYPLGMLTVLLSEFAPPGTVQVINEEPGILAHILLSIMAYGMFTIAVFQALLLSLQNYQLKHKHPKGLIKNFPPLQTMESLLFGFLWAGWSLLSLSLISGWLFLGNLFAQHLVHKTLLACLAWIVFSVLLWGRYHLGWRGHKAIRWTFAGFCLLMLAYFGSKLVREYILHI; this comes from the coding sequence ATGCTCACCTTGTCACCCAGCTTGCTACCCAGCCTCGCCGCCGCCTGTATATATGCCGCTGCGACCTTCTACCAAGGCACTTGCCTGCGCCAGGGCGCGAAGGCGAACAAACGCCTGCTGGTGACGCTCGGCATTCTTGCCGTACTCACCCATGCCGCCAGCCTGTTTACCCACCTGATGACTCCGGCCGGGCTGGAACTGGATTTTTTCAGTGCCGCAAGCCTGATTGCAGCAGCAGTGATCGCTGTAACCCTCGTTGCCTGCGCACGGATACCGGTCGAAAACCTTCTGCTGCTTCTATACCCGCTGGGCATGCTGACCGTACTGCTGTCCGAGTTCGCACCGCCCGGCACGGTCCAGGTCATAAATGAAGAGCCCGGCATCCTCGCGCATATCCTGCTTTCGATCATGGCCTATGGCATGTTCACCATCGCGGTGTTCCAGGCGCTGCTGCTGTCGTTGCAGAACTACCAGCTCAAGCACAAGCACCCCAAGGGCCTGATCAAGAACTTCCCGCCGCTGCAAACCATGGAGAGCCTGCTGTTTGGCTTCCTGTGGGCCGGCTGGTCGTTGCTCTCGCTGTCGCTGATTTCCGGCTGGCTGTTTTTGGGTAACCTGTTTGCCCAGCACCTTGTGCACAAAACCCTGCTGGCCTGCCTGGCATGGATCGTCTTCAGCGTACTGCTGTGGGGGCGCTACCACCTCGGCTGGCGCGGGCATAAAGCCATCCGCTGGACGTTTGCCGGTTTTTGCCTGTTGATGCTGGCCTACTTTGGCAGCAAGCTGGTTCGTGAATACATTCTGCATATTTGA
- the rimM gene encoding ribosome maturation factor RimM (Essential for efficient processing of 16S rRNA) codes for MSVTPETADDLIVIGKIYSTHGVRGEVKVYSFTDPIDNLLDYKKLTLRRGNDVRQAELVSGRSHNGKFLVVKLKGLDDRDEAGLLREFEICVPRNLFPELTDGEYYWYQLQGLKVTNLEGQLLGKIVDLMETGSNDVMEVKPCPGSLDDRDRLLPYTEQCVLSVDLQAGEMKVDWDADF; via the coding sequence ATGAGCGTGACGCCTGAAACTGCTGATGATTTGATCGTTATCGGCAAAATCTACTCGACTCACGGCGTGCGCGGCGAAGTGAAGGTTTATTCCTTTACGGATCCAATTGATAACCTGTTGGACTACAAAAAACTGACGCTTCGGCGCGGTAATGATGTACGACAGGCAGAGCTGGTCAGTGGCCGTTCACATAACGGCAAGTTTCTGGTTGTAAAGCTCAAGGGTCTCGATGACCGTGACGAAGCTGGTCTTCTTCGCGAATTCGAAATCTGCGTGCCGCGTAACCTGTTTCCTGAACTGACCGACGGCGAGTACTACTGGTACCAGCTGCAGGGTCTGAAGGTGACCAACCTTGAAGGGCAATTGCTCGGCAAGATTGTTGACCTGATGGAAACTGGCTCGAACGATGTCATGGAAGTCAAACCTTGCCCAGGTAGCCTGGATGACCGCGATCGCTTGTTGCCCTATACAGAGCAATGCGTGTTGAGCGTCGACCTGCAAGCTGGCGAGATGAAGGTGGATTGGGATGCGGACTTCTAA
- a CDS encoding cation:proton antiporter, with the protein MTEQQILLSFGGIGIAALGSQWLAWRLKLPAILFLLLSGILVGPVLGWLDPQELFGPLLMPLVSLAVALILFEGSLTLHLSEWREIGTVVRRLVTIGALSTWAIITLATHWLLGFDWMLALLFGTLTLVTGPTVIVPMLRVVRPKASIANILRWEGIVIDPIGALLAVVVYSFIITRASGEGLSHSLLTFGGVIVCGSLFGIVGGWIMGHVVRRQWLPEYLQSLATLAAVLAAFIASNEVMHESGLLAVTLMGMWMANMKGVDVRNILHFKENLSIFLISGLFILLAARLDLNAMIGLGPVVLVLLLIIQFVARPLNVVLSTFGSKLNWRERALLAWIAPRGIVAAAVSAIFAIRLDEAGHEGALLLVPLTFAVIIGTVVLQSATARPLARLLKVAEPAPSGFLIVGANGPARVIAKALQQLGSRVLLTDSNWENIRAARMENLPTYFGNPASQHAETHLDLVGLGYLLALSPSGELNTLAAVRFHHEFGPQRLFALTNGQESRRTDKHRASHEYRGQALGNPALTYGQLASELSQGAELYSTNLTDNFTWADYQSLHGKRLTLLFARDGNGWVHVVTPDSELKPGTGWTLLALIRREA; encoded by the coding sequence ATGACCGAACAACAGATTTTGCTGTCTTTCGGCGGTATCGGCATCGCGGCTCTGGGCTCGCAATGGCTGGCCTGGCGCCTGAAGTTGCCCGCCATCCTGTTTTTACTGTTGAGCGGGATTCTGGTCGGGCCCGTGTTGGGCTGGCTTGACCCTCAAGAACTGTTCGGCCCCTTGCTGATGCCGCTGGTATCTCTGGCCGTGGCGCTGATTCTGTTTGAAGGCAGCCTGACCCTTCATTTGTCCGAGTGGCGCGAAATTGGCACCGTGGTACGGCGCCTGGTGACCATTGGCGCGCTCTCGACCTGGGCCATCATTACCCTGGCCACCCACTGGCTGCTGGGCTTTGACTGGATGCTGGCGCTGCTGTTCGGCACCCTGACGCTGGTCACCGGGCCAACCGTGATTGTGCCCATGCTGCGGGTGGTGCGGCCCAAGGCGTCGATTGCCAACATCCTGCGCTGGGAAGGCATCGTCATTGACCCTATAGGCGCCTTGCTGGCCGTTGTGGTGTACAGCTTCATCATCACCCGCGCCTCAGGCGAAGGCCTGAGCCACAGCCTGCTGACATTTGGCGGAGTGATTGTGTGCGGCAGCCTGTTCGGTATCGTTGGCGGCTGGATCATGGGGCATGTGGTGCGCCGGCAATGGCTGCCGGAGTACCTGCAAAGCCTGGCCACACTGGCGGCGGTACTGGCGGCTTTTATTGCCTCCAACGAGGTGATGCATGAGTCCGGTTTGCTGGCCGTCACGTTGATGGGCATGTGGATGGCCAATATGAAAGGCGTGGATGTGCGCAACATCCTGCACTTCAAAGAAAACCTCAGTATTTTCCTGATCTCGGGCCTGTTTATTTTGCTCGCTGCGCGCCTGGACCTGAACGCCATGATTGGCCTTGGGCCTGTGGTGCTGGTGTTGCTGCTGATTATCCAGTTTGTTGCCCGCCCTCTGAACGTAGTGCTCTCGACCTTTGGCTCAAAACTCAACTGGCGTGAACGCGCATTGCTGGCCTGGATTGCCCCGCGGGGGATTGTGGCAGCCGCCGTTTCAGCGATTTTTGCGATTCGACTGGACGAAGCCGGGCATGAAGGCGCGCTGCTGCTGGTCCCTCTGACATTTGCAGTGATCATTGGCACCGTGGTGCTGCAAAGCGCCACTGCACGCCCCCTGGCCCGCCTGCTCAAGGTGGCCGAGCCCGCCCCCAGCGGCTTCCTGATCGTCGGCGCCAACGGTCCGGCACGGGTCATTGCCAAAGCCCTGCAGCAACTGGGCAGTCGCGTCTTGTTAACCGACTCCAACTGGGAAAACATTCGTGCAGCCCGCATGGAGAACCTGCCTACTTACTTTGGTAATCCGGCCTCACAGCACGCTGAAACTCACCTTGACCTGGTGGGCTTGGGGTACTTGCTCGCGCTATCGCCCTCGGGCGAGCTGAACACGCTGGCAGCGGTACGTTTTCACCATGAGTTCGGGCCGCAGCGCTTGTTTGCCCTGACCAACGGCCAGGAAAGCCGCCGCACGGACAAGCATCGCGCCAGCCATGAGTACCGCGGGCAAGCGCTGGGCAACCCGGCATTGACCTATGGCCAACTGGCCAGCGAGCTGAGCCAGGGGGCCGAGTTGTACAGCACGAACCTGACCGACAACTTTACCTGGGCGGATTACCAGAGCCTGCACGGTAAACGCCTCACCCTGCTGTTCGCCCGAGATGGCAATGGCTGGGTTCACGTGGTGACACCCGACAGCGAGTTGAAACCGGGAACCGGGTGGACGCTGCTGGCGCTGATCAGACGGGAGGCCTAG
- the trmD gene encoding tRNA (guanosine(37)-N1)-methyltransferase TrmD encodes MAKLRVEVISLFPEMFSAISDYGITSRAVKQGLLQLTCWNPRDYTTDRHHTVDDRPFGGGPGMVMKIKPLEDALVQAREAAGEAAKVIYLSPQGRQLNQSAVRELANEEALILIAGRYEGIDERFIDAYVDEEWSIGDYVLSGGELPAMVLIDAVTRLLPGALGHADSAEEDSFTDGLLDCPHYTRPEVYADQRVPDVLLSGNHAHIRRWRLQQSLGRTFERRADLLESRSLSGEEKKLLEEYILGRDDS; translated from the coding sequence GTGGCTAAATTGCGCGTAGAAGTGATCAGTTTGTTTCCCGAAATGTTTTCCGCCATCAGCGACTACGGCATCACTAGTCGTGCGGTGAAACAAGGGCTCTTGCAGCTTACTTGTTGGAATCCGCGAGACTACACAACGGACCGACATCACACTGTGGACGATCGCCCATTTGGCGGTGGTCCGGGCATGGTGATGAAGATCAAGCCTCTGGAAGATGCACTGGTTCAGGCCAGAGAAGCAGCCGGAGAGGCGGCGAAGGTTATTTACCTGTCGCCCCAAGGCCGTCAACTGAATCAGTCGGCGGTACGCGAACTGGCGAATGAGGAAGCATTAATCCTCATTGCAGGTCGTTATGAAGGCATTGACGAGCGTTTTATAGATGCTTATGTCGATGAAGAGTGGTCGATTGGTGACTATGTACTCTCTGGTGGCGAGCTACCGGCGATGGTTCTGATTGATGCGGTTACACGACTGCTGCCTGGAGCTTTAGGGCATGCGGACTCCGCGGAGGAAGATTCCTTCACGGATGGTTTGCTGGATTGCCCGCACTACACCCGACCGGAGGTGTATGCGGATCAGCGTGTTCCCGACGTATTGCTTAGTGGCAATCATGCACACATCCGGCGTTGGCGTTTACAGCAGTCCCTTGGGCGGACCTTTGAACGACGCGCCGATCTTCTGGAAAGCCGCTCGCTTTCTGGAGAAGAGAAGAAGCTGCTCGAGGAATATATCCTCGGGCGGGACGATAGTTAA
- a CDS encoding MFS transporter encodes MTTSTTYSEAVPDKPVNSATRVATASFIGTAIEFYDFYVYATAAALVIGPVFFPQTSGTAQMLSAFLTFGIAFLARPLGSFLFGHFGDRVGRKSTLVASLLLMGVCTTLIGVLPGYATIGAWAPILLCVLRFGQGLGLGGEWGGAALLATENAPKGKRAWYGMFPQLGPSIGFLAANGLFLTLALTLSDEQFRSWGWRIPFLLSAALVMVGLYVRLKLEETPVFAKAIAQHERVKMPIVELFSQYWAPMLLGAASMVVCYALFYISTVFSLSYGVSTLGYTRETFLGLLCFAVLFMAAATPLSAWASDRYGRKPVLIVGGVLAILSGFLMEPLLTHGSTWGVALFLCIELFLMGVTFAPMGALLPELFPTRVRYTGASAAYNLGGIVGASAAPFFAQKLVSMGGLSWVGGYVSGAAVLSLIAVLCLKETKEADLNKVA; translated from the coding sequence ATGACCACCAGCACCACTTACAGCGAAGCCGTGCCCGACAAGCCGGTCAACTCCGCAACCCGCGTTGCGACGGCCAGTTTTATTGGTACGGCCATCGAGTTTTACGACTTTTATGTGTATGCCACTGCTGCTGCACTGGTCATCGGCCCCGTATTTTTCCCCCAGACTTCCGGCACAGCACAAATGCTGTCGGCGTTTCTGACCTTCGGCATCGCGTTTCTTGCCCGCCCTCTGGGCTCATTTCTATTTGGCCACTTCGGTGACCGGGTCGGGCGCAAATCCACGCTGGTTGCATCCCTGCTGTTGATGGGCGTGTGCACCACGCTGATCGGCGTATTGCCGGGTTACGCCACGATTGGCGCCTGGGCACCGATCCTGCTTTGCGTGCTGCGCTTCGGCCAAGGCCTGGGATTGGGTGGCGAATGGGGCGGTGCCGCGCTGCTGGCCACCGAGAACGCCCCCAAGGGCAAGCGCGCCTGGTATGGCATGTTCCCGCAACTGGGGCCTTCGATTGGCTTTCTGGCGGCCAACGGCCTGTTCCTGACCCTGGCCTTGACCCTCAGCGATGAACAATTCCGCTCGTGGGGCTGGCGCATCCCGTTCCTGCTCAGCGCTGCGCTGGTGATGGTGGGCCTGTATGTGCGGCTCAAGCTGGAAGAAACCCCGGTGTTTGCCAAAGCCATAGCGCAACACGAACGGGTGAAAATGCCCATCGTTGAGCTCTTCAGCCAATACTGGGCGCCGATGCTGCTGGGCGCCGCTTCAATGGTGGTGTGCTATGCGCTGTTCTATATCTCGACCGTATTCTCGCTGAGTTATGGCGTCTCCACCCTGGGCTACACCCGCGAAACCTTCCTCGGCCTGCTGTGCTTTGCCGTGCTGTTCATGGCAGCGGCCACGCCTCTCTCGGCCTGGGCCAGCGACCGTTATGGGCGCAAGCCGGTACTGATTGTCGGTGGCGTACTGGCGATCTTGTCCGGCTTTCTGATGGAGCCCCTGCTCACCCACGGTTCAACCTGGGGTGTAGCGCTGTTCCTGTGCATCGAACTGTTTTTGATGGGCGTGACCTTTGCCCCGATGGGCGCCCTGCTGCCCGAACTGTTCCCGACCCGAGTGCGCTATACCGGCGCGTCGGCGGCGTACAACCTGGGCGGGATTGTCGGCGCATCGGCCGCCCCCTTCTTCGCCCAGAAACTGGTGAGCATGGGGGGTTTGAGCTGGGTGGGCGGGTATGTGTCAGGCGCAGCAGTACTCAGCCTGATCGCTGTGCTGTGCTTGAAAGAAACGAAAGAGGCTGACCTGAACAAGGTGGCCTGA
- a CDS encoding DsbC family protein, whose product MRVTQIFAAAAIALVSTFSFADTGAEQAIRKSLETLQLDVPVESISASPMAGLYEVKLKGSRVLYASADGQFIVQGYMFQLKDGKPVNLTERAERVGVAKLINGIPVAETVVYPAIGETKSHITVFTDTTCPYCHKLHAEIPELNKMGIEVRYVAFPRQGLGSAGDQQLQAVWCSKDKKDAMDKMTDGKTVEAPKCANPVAKQFAMGQSIGVNGTPAIVLADGQVIPGYQPAAQVGKLALSVK is encoded by the coding sequence ATGCGCGTGACCCAGATTTTTGCCGCCGCAGCCATTGCGTTGGTCAGTACGTTTTCGTTCGCCGATACCGGCGCCGAGCAAGCTATTCGCAAGAGCCTCGAAACGCTGCAACTGGATGTGCCGGTCGAGAGCATCAGCGCAAGCCCCATGGCCGGCCTGTATGAAGTCAAGCTCAAGGGCAGTCGTGTGCTTTATGCCAGCGCTGATGGACAGTTCATCGTTCAAGGCTATATGTTCCAGCTCAAGGACGGTAAGCCGGTCAACTTGACCGAGCGGGCCGAGCGGGTTGGCGTCGCCAAGTTGATCAATGGCATTCCGGTAGCAGAAACCGTGGTTTACCCGGCCATTGGCGAAACCAAGTCGCATATCACGGTCTTTACCGACACCACCTGCCCGTATTGCCATAAATTGCACGCCGAAATCCCGGAACTGAACAAGATGGGGATTGAAGTGCGCTATGTTGCGTTCCCGCGTCAGGGTCTTGGGTCTGCCGGCGACCAGCAGTTGCAAGCGGTCTGGTGTTCCAAGGACAAAAAAGACGCAATGGACAAAATGACTGATGGCAAAACGGTCGAGGCGCCAAAATGCGCCAACCCGGTCGCCAAGCAGTTCGCGATGGGGCAGTCCATCGGTGTAAATGGCACGCCTGCCATTGTTTTGGCAGACGGTCAGGTAATTCCTGGCTATCAGCCCGCTGCACAGGTTG
- the rpsP gene encoding 30S ribosomal protein S16, producing the protein MLTIRLALGGSKKRPFYHLTVTDSRNPRDGSHKEQIGFFNPVARGQEVRFSVKEDRLAYWLSVGAQLSERVAQLVKENAKAAA; encoded by the coding sequence ATGCTAACAATCCGTCTTGCCCTTGGCGGCTCCAAAAAGCGCCCGTTTTACCACTTGACCGTTACCGACAGCCGTAACCCACGTGACGGTTCCCACAAGGAACAAATTGGTTTCTTCAACCCGGTTGCCCGTGGTCAAGAAGTCCGTTTCTCCGTTAAAGAAGACCGCCTCGCCTACTGGCTGAGCGTTGGTGCTCAACTGTCTGAGCGTGTTGCTCAGCTGGTTAAAGAAAACGCTAAGGCTGCGGCCTGA
- the xerD gene encoding site-specific tyrosine recombinase XerD, translated as MPAIDNPLIDRFLDALWLEKGLSDNTRDAYRSDLALFNGWLQEKGIELANAGRELILDHLAWRLEQGYKPRSTARFLSGVRGFYRYLLREKLIAIDPTLQVDMPQLGRPLPKSLSEADVESLLAAPDLGEVIGQRDRAMLEVLYACGLRVTELISLTLEQVNLRQGVLRVMGKGSKERLVPMGEEAIVWVERYMRDARHELLGGRPSDVLFPSQRGEQMTRQTFWHRIKHQAKVAGIDKSLSPHTLRHAFATHLLNHGADLRVVQMLLGHSDLSTTQIYTHVARARLQDLHARHHPRG; from the coding sequence ATGCCTGCTATCGACAACCCGTTGATCGACCGTTTTCTGGATGCCCTGTGGCTCGAAAAAGGCCTGTCCGACAACACCCGTGATGCTTATCGCAGTGATTTGGCCCTGTTCAATGGCTGGTTGCAGGAGAAGGGTATCGAGCTGGCCAATGCCGGGCGTGAGCTGATCCTCGACCACCTGGCCTGGCGCCTTGAACAGGGCTACAAGCCGCGTTCGACAGCGCGTTTTTTGTCCGGAGTGCGTGGCTTCTACCGCTACTTGCTGCGTGAAAAACTGATCGCGATTGACCCGACATTGCAGGTCGATATGCCGCAGTTAGGCAGGCCACTGCCCAAATCGCTGTCTGAAGCCGACGTTGAGTCCTTGCTCGCCGCGCCGGATCTGGGCGAGGTGATCGGTCAGCGCGATCGGGCCATGCTGGAAGTGCTGTATGCCTGCGGCCTGCGAGTGACCGAACTGATCAGCCTGACGCTGGAGCAGGTCAACCTGCGCCAGGGTGTCTTGCGGGTGATGGGCAAAGGCAGCAAGGAGCGCCTAGTGCCAATGGGGGAGGAGGCGATCGTCTGGGTTGAGCGCTACATGCGCGATGCCCGGCATGAACTGCTGGGTGGCCGCCCCAGTGATGTGCTGTTCCCCAGCCAGCGTGGCGAGCAAATGACCCGGCAGACCTTCTGGCACCGCATCAAGCATCAAGCCAAAGTGGCGGGGATCGACAAGTCGCTGTCCCCTCATACCTTGCGTCATGCCTTCGCCACTCACTTGCTTAACCACGGTGCTGATTTGCGTGTGGTGCAAATGTTGCTGGGGCACAGCGACTTGTCTACCACCCAGATCTACACCCATGTGGCCCGAGCCCGCCTGCAAGACCTGCACGCCCGTCATCACCCGCGTGGTTAG
- the purT gene encoding formate-dependent phosphoribosylglycinamide formyltransferase: MTRIGTPLSPTATRVLLCGCGELGKEVVIELQRLGVEVIAVDRYANAPAMQVAHRSHVINMLDGAALRAVIEAEKPHFIVPEIEAIATATLVELEAEGFTVIPTARATSLTMNREGIRRLAAEELDLPTSPYHFADTFEDYSAAVLDLGFPCVVKPVMSSSGKGQSLLRSADDVKAAWDYAQEGGRAGKGRVIIEGFIDFDYEITLLTVRHIGGTTFCAPVGHRQEKGDYQESWQPQAMSPIALAESERVAKAVTEALGGRGLFGVELFIKGDQVWFSEVSPRPHDTGLVTLISQDLSQFALHARAILGLPIPLIRQFGPSASAVILVEGQSTQTAFSNLGVALSEPDTALRLFGKPEVNGQRRMGVALARDESIEAARAKATRSSKAVVVEL; the protein is encoded by the coding sequence ATGACCCGTATCGGAACTCCACTGTCGCCGACCGCGACCCGCGTATTGCTGTGTGGCTGCGGTGAGCTGGGCAAAGAAGTTGTCATCGAACTGCAGCGTCTGGGGGTCGAAGTGATTGCCGTCGACCGCTACGCCAATGCACCGGCCATGCAGGTTGCCCATCGCAGCCACGTGATCAACATGCTTGATGGCGCCGCCCTGCGAGCCGTGATCGAAGCAGAAAAGCCGCACTTTATCGTCCCGGAAATCGAAGCCATTGCCACTGCGACCCTGGTGGAGCTGGAGGCTGAAGGCTTCACCGTGATCCCGACTGCGCGTGCCACTTCGCTGACCATGAACCGCGAAGGCATTCGCCGTCTGGCGGCAGAAGAGCTGGACCTGCCGACCTCGCCGTACCATTTTGCCGATACCTTCGAGGATTACAGCGCTGCGGTGCTGGACCTGGGCTTCCCGTGTGTGGTCAAACCGGTGATGAGCTCCTCGGGCAAAGGCCAGAGCCTGCTGCGCAGCGCCGACGACGTAAAGGCGGCCTGGGATTACGCACAGGAAGGCGGTCGTGCGGGCAAGGGGCGGGTCATCATTGAAGGTTTTATCGACTTCGACTACGAAATCACCCTGCTCACCGTGCGTCACATTGGCGGCACCACGTTCTGCGCGCCGGTCGGTCATCGTCAGGAGAAGGGCGATTACCAGGAATCCTGGCAGCCCCAGGCCATGAGCCCGATTGCGCTGGCCGAGTCCGAGCGTGTCGCCAAAGCCGTTACCGAGGCGCTGGGTGGTCGCGGTTTGTTTGGTGTTGAGCTGTTTATCAAAGGCGATCAGGTGTGGTTCAGCGAAGTCTCGCCGCGTCCGCATGACACAGGTCTGGTAACGCTGATCTCTCAGGATTTGTCGCAGTTCGCGCTGCATGCTCGGGCGATTCTCGGTTTGCCGATTCCGCTGATCCGTCAGTTCGGGCCTTCGGCCTCTGCGGTGATTTTGGTGGAAGGGCAGTCGACCCAGACCGCTTTCTCCAACCTGGGTGTGGCCCTGAGCGAGCCGGACACGGCCTTGCGTCTGTTTGGCAAGCCAGAGGTCAATGGCCAGCGCCGCATGGGCGTGGCGCTGGCGCGGGATGAGTCGATTGAGGCCGCACGGGCCAAAGCGACCCGTTCATCCAAAGCGGTAGTGGTCGAGCTGTAA
- the rplS gene encoding 50S ribosomal protein L19 yields MTNKIILALEAEQMTKEIPPFAPGDTIVVQVKVKEGDRSRLQAFEGVVIAKRNRGVNSAFTVRKISNGVGVERTFQTYSPQIDSMAVKRRGDVRKAKLYYLRDLSGKAARIKEKLA; encoded by the coding sequence ATGACTAACAAAATCATCCTTGCACTCGAAGCAGAGCAGATGACCAAAGAGATCCCTCCTTTTGCCCCGGGCGACACCATTGTCGTTCAGGTGAAAGTGAAGGAAGGCGATCGTTCGCGTCTGCAAGCTTTCGAAGGTGTAGTGATTGCCAAGCGTAACCGTGGCGTGAACAGTGCTTTCACTGTTCGTAAAATCTCCAACGGTGTTGGCGTAGAGCGTACTTTCCAGACCTACAGCCCGCAAATCGACAGCATGGCAGTGAAACGTCGCGGTGACGTTCGTAAAGCCAAGCTGTACTACCTGCGTGACCTGTCCGGTAAAGCAGCTCGCATCAAGGAAAAACTGGCTTAA
- a CDS encoding acyl-CoA thioesterase, with product MTLREQEIQRRTELSVTRITKAVFPSTTNHHNTLFGGTALAWMDEVSFIAATRFCRLPLVTVSTDRIDFNHPIAAGCIVELVGRVVKVGNTSLKVEVEVYVESMSCDGRELAIQGLFSFVAIDDDKRPVPVLPGFAQ from the coding sequence ATGACTTTGCGTGAGCAAGAGATTCAACGCCGTACTGAATTGTCCGTTACCCGTATTACCAAAGCGGTATTCCCCTCGACCACCAATCACCACAACACCTTGTTTGGCGGCACTGCACTGGCCTGGATGGATGAAGTGTCGTTTATCGCCGCGACCCGTTTTTGCCGCCTGCCGTTGGTGACGGTATCCACCGACCGTATTGACTTTAATCATCCGATTGCAGCCGGTTGCATCGTTGAGCTCGTGGGCCGTGTGGTTAAAGTTGGCAATACCAGCCTCAAGGTCGAGGTTGAGGTGTATGTCGAAAGCATGAGTTGCGATGGCCGCGAATTGGCAATCCAGGGCTTGTTCAGTTTCGTTGCCATCGATGATGACAAACGCCCGGTGCCGGTATTGCCGGGGTTTGCCCAATAA
- the ffh gene encoding signal recognition particle protein encodes MFENLTDRLSQTLRHVTGKAKLTEDNIKDTLREVRMALLEADVALPVVKDFVNAVKERAVGTEVSRSLTPGQAFVKIVQAELESLMGVANEDLVLNVTPPAVVLMAGLQGAGKTTTAGKLARFLKERKKKTVMVVSADVYRPAAIKQLETLAAEVGVTFFPSDLSQKPVDIARAAIAEAKLKFIDVVILDTAGRLHIDAEMMAEIQELHAAVKPAETLFVVDAMTGQDAANTAKAFGDALPLTGVILTKVDGDARGGAALSVRAITGKPIKFIGMGEKSDALEPFHPDRIASRILGMGDVLSLIEQAEQTLDKDKADKLAKKLKKGKGFDLEDFRDQLQQMKNMGGLGGLMDKLPNMGGVNLAQMGNAQGAAEKQFKQMEAIINSMTPAERRDPELISGSRKRRIAMGSGTQVQDIGRLIKQHKQMQKMMKKFSTKGGMAKMMRGMGSMMPGGGMPKM; translated from the coding sequence ATGTTTGAAAATTTAACCGATCGTCTCTCGCAGACGCTGCGCCATGTCACCGGCAAGGCCAAGCTGACCGAGGACAATATCAAAGACACCCTGCGTGAAGTGCGCATGGCGTTGCTGGAAGCCGACGTGGCTTTGCCGGTAGTCAAAGACTTCGTCAACGCGGTCAAAGAGCGCGCTGTGGGCACAGAAGTGTCCCGCAGCCTGACGCCTGGCCAGGCGTTTGTGAAGATCGTCCAGGCTGAACTTGAAAGCCTGATGGGTGTTGCCAACGAGGATCTGGTCCTCAATGTCACGCCACCTGCCGTTGTATTGATGGCCGGTTTGCAGGGCGCGGGTAAAACCACCACCGCCGGCAAGCTGGCGCGCTTCCTTAAAGAGCGCAAAAAGAAAACCGTGATGGTGGTTTCGGCTGACGTTTATCGTCCGGCCGCGATCAAGCAGCTGGAAACCCTGGCTGCTGAAGTGGGCGTTACGTTCTTTCCGTCCGATCTGAGCCAGAAGCCGGTAGACATCGCTCGCGCAGCCATTGCTGAAGCCAAGCTGAAGTTTATCGATGTGGTGATTCTCGATACCGCGGGTCGCCTGCACATCGACGCCGAGATGATGGCCGAGATTCAGGAGTTGCACGCAGCGGTCAAACCTGCAGAAACCCTGTTCGTCGTTGATGCCATGACCGGCCAGGACGCCGCCAATACGGCCAAGGCCTTTGGCGACGCGTTGCCGCTGACCGGTGTGATCCTGACCAAGGTCGACGGTGATGCCCGTGGCGGTGCTGCGTTGTCCGTGCGCGCGATCACCGGCAAGCCGATCAAGTTCATCGGTATGGGTGAGAAGAGCGATGCGCTCGAGCCGTTCCACCCGGATCGTATTGCTTCACGCATCCTGGGCATGGGCGACGTGCTCAGCCTGATCGAGCAGGCCGAACAGACCCTCGATAAAGACAAAGCCGACAAGCTGGCTAAAAAGCTTAAAAAAGGTAAAGGCTTCGACCTCGAAGACTTCCGCGACCAACTGCAACAGATGAAGAACATGGGCGGCCTTGGCGGTCTCATGGACAAGCTGCCGAACATGGGTGGCGTCAATCTGGCGCAAATGGGCAATGCCCAGGGCGCAGCAGAAAAGCAATTCAAGCAAATGGAAGCCATCATCAACTCCATGACCCCGGCCGAGCGCCGCGACCCTGAGCTGATCAGCGGTTCGCGCAAACGCCGTATTGCCATGGGTTCCGGCACTCAGGTGCAGGACATCGGCCGCTTGATCAAGCAGCACAAGCAGATGCAAAAGATGATGAAGAAGTTCTCCACCAAAGGTGGGATGGCCAAAATGATGCGCGGCATGGGCTCAATGATGCCCGGCGGCGGCATGCCAAAAATGTAA